Proteins encoded by one window of Cannabis sativa cultivar Pink pepper isolate KNU-18-1 chromosome 4, ASM2916894v1, whole genome shotgun sequence:
- the LOC133036793 gene encoding uncharacterized protein LOC133036793: MKVLKSYVRNHYRPEACMVECYISEEAVEFCSEYMAGVEAIGISKPRTEPDDVDRGLRGKGTMVTVSKLELDQAQLVVMNNNAEVQPYITDHMELLQSMVPRNQKNKQKWVADQHRQTFIGWLRNTIISKLNEPNHGVSDVLSRIALGPTFAVAKHEAYIVRGKRFHTKSRDDAREVQNSGIRIVAETMHFASAKDRNPVLGTMTYYGVIEDMEAQLFCVPNSTF; this comes from the exons atgaaggtaCTTAAAAGTTATGTGCGTAACCACTATCGGCCAGAAGCATGTATGGTTGAGTGCTACATATCTGAAGAGGCTGTGGAATTTTGTTCAGAGTACATGGCTGGAGTTGAGGCAATAGGAATTAGCAAACCAAGAACTGAGCCAGATGATGTTGATAGAGGATTAAGGGGGAAAGGGACAATGGTGACAGTGTCCAAGCTTGAACTAGATCAAGCTCAATTAGTCGTGATGAACAATAACGCAGAGGTTCAACCATATATAAC TGACCATATGGAGctgttacaatcaatggttccaagaaatcaaaaaaataaacaaaaatgggttgcagACCAACATCGTCAAACTTTCATTGGGTGGTTAAGGAATACCATTATATCAAAGTTGAACGAACCGAATCATGGAGTATCTGATGTGTTGAGTCGTATTGCCCTTGGACCAACTTTTGCGGTTGCAAAACATGAAGCGTACATTGTAAGGGGTAAACGTTTTCATACAAAGTCAAGAGATGATGCTCGAGAGGTTCAAAATAGTGGTATACGTATCGTCGCAGAAACTATGCACTTTGCAAGTGCAAAAGATAGAAACCCTGTTTTAGGTACTATGACGTATTACGGGGTCATTGAAGATATGGAAGCTCAATTATTTTGCGTTCCGAATTCCACTTTTTAA
- the LOC133036664 gene encoding uncharacterized protein LOC133036664: MSPRRSVRINGNRNIHVDAAPAPARGGGRGDGRRGGRRGGQSGRGGRQGASVAPVDEVALEQQQAPPNAQAEILRENARIREELTQEIARLRAQNEELRRNQSPPVRHLALQPAAVNPEPIQRFEPVYERFRKQQPPIFNGSSDSLEAEEWLRSVESILEYMDLNDRERVSCAASLLKKDARIWWEVVRQSRNITTMTWLDFVDVFNRKYYSAAILAAKEDEFMNLRQNNLTVTEYARQFDRLAKFAQEIVPTEALRVKRFLKGMNPMIKKDVKIMVGTNTVYAEVLEKALEAELLENDIKKRMLLSGKPEETMEEVKRIRENTREITVMIVIKRGKQWSKITTMG; encoded by the coding sequence ATGTCTCCAAGAAGATCAGTTCGAATCAACGGCAATAGAAACATCCACGTGGATGCAGCTCCAGCACCCGCAAGGGGCGGAGGCAGAGGTGATGGTCGACGCGGAGGTCGACGTGGAGGCCAAAGCGGTAGGGGAGGTAGACAAGGAGCATCGGTAGCACCGGTAGATGAAGTAGCACTCGAACAACAACAAGCACCTCCCAATGCTCAAGCTGAGATACTCCGAGAAAACGCTCGTATACGTGAGGAGCTAACTCAAGAAATTGCAAGGCTACGAGCTCAGAATGAGGAGTTACGCCGGAATCAAAGTCCACCCGTTAGACACCTAGCTCTTCAACCAGCTGCAGTGAATCCAGAACCAATACAACGTTTTGAACCTGTGTACGAGCGATTCAGGAAACAACAACCACCAATATTCAATGGGAGCTCGGACTCACTTGAAGCTGAGGAATGGTTGCGCTCAGTGGAGTCCATATTGGAATATATGGACCTCAATGATAGGGAAAGAGTATCCTGTGCTGCTAGCCTACTTAAAAAGGATGCACGGATCTGGTGGGAAGTAGTAAGACAGAGTCGCAACATAACAACTATGACCTGGTTGGACTTTGTTGATGTGTTCAACAGGAAGTACTACAGTGCCGCCATACTGGCTGCAAAAGAAGATGAGTTTATGAATCTGAGGCAGAACAATCTCACTGTCACGGAGTATGCTAGGCAATTTGACCGtctggcaaagtttgcacaagAGATCGTACCAACCGAGGCCCTTCGGGTCAAAAGGTTCTTGAAGGGGATGAACCCCATGATAAAAAAAGATGTGAAAATCATGGTGGGTACCAACACAGTTTATGCTGAGGTGTTAGAAAAAGCTCTCGAAGCTGAGTTGCTcgaaaatgatataaaaaagAGAATGCTGCTAAGTGGGAAGCCCGAAGAAACAATGGAGGAAGTCAAGAGAATAAGAGAAAACACGAGGGAAATCACAGTAATGATCGTGATAAAAAGGGGAAAGCAGTGgtccaaaataacaacaatgggGTGA